A region from the Nocardioides coralli genome encodes:
- a CDS encoding cytidine deaminase, translating into MSDLSAEDAKLVTLARATRTRAGAAEGAALRDADGRTYAGATVDLPSLHVSAVGACVAMAVAAGVRGVEAVVVLTEQDEVPRADRAVLAELGGAGVTVHRGEPRGTVLESFRT; encoded by the coding sequence ATGAGTGACCTTTCCGCCGAGGACGCGAAGCTGGTGACGCTGGCCCGCGCCACCCGGACCCGGGCCGGGGCCGCGGAGGGCGCCGCGCTCCGGGACGCCGACGGTCGCACCTACGCCGGCGCGACGGTCGACCTGCCCTCGCTGCACGTCTCGGCGGTGGGGGCCTGCGTCGCCATGGCGGTGGCGGCTGGTGTCCGCGGCGTGGAGGCCGTGGTGGTGCTGACCGAGCAGGATGAGGTGCCACGGGCCGATCGGGCTGTGCTCGCCGAGCTCGGTGGCGCCGGGGTCACGGTGCACCGCGGCGAGCCCCGGGGCACGGTGCTGGAGTCCTTCCGGACCTGA
- a CDS encoding helix-turn-helix domain-containing protein, whose protein sequence is MDVVEAAILREIDPAELGGRIRAARVAKGWTQTDLAGDLVSVGYVSRLESGQRRPNAEVLSGLAARLGLPVDQLLRGASAREHDEIRLELDLAEFAFENGEAIEAESRARHAIDRATSASLHDLVERGRFLVARTLEQQGAIDEAILQLEPLVTAPEGGILKIQAAIALSRCYRESGDLGLAIETGERVLEKLSGTPLDSADESVQLAVTLAAAYSERGDVGQAVRTCRRAIDKAETLQSPKARASAYWNACILETKQGRIREAVPLAERALALLSEGRDGRNLARLRTELADMQLRLDPPNVEAAHEQLAKAAVELHTSSGGAIDFARHSLSRARALLLEGKYDEARQLAAEINEAVGSRAPMLAADALAVVGQAWGGGGNFAEAGNAYRQAVLVLTGVGSDREAAELWFELAGLLEGVGDMESARSAYRSAAASAGLRSRPVVRLDVESRQEI, encoded by the coding sequence ATGGACGTTGTCGAAGCTGCGATTCTCCGGGAGATCGACCCCGCTGAGCTGGGCGGTCGTATCCGTGCTGCGCGTGTTGCCAAGGGCTGGACCCAGACCGACCTGGCGGGCGATCTCGTCTCCGTCGGCTACGTGTCACGCCTCGAGTCCGGCCAGCGCCGGCCCAACGCCGAGGTGCTCTCCGGGCTGGCTGCCCGGCTCGGGCTGCCCGTCGACCAGCTGCTGCGCGGCGCCAGCGCGCGCGAGCACGACGAGATCCGGCTGGAGCTCGACCTGGCGGAGTTCGCGTTCGAGAACGGCGAGGCCATCGAGGCCGAGTCGCGCGCACGCCACGCCATCGACCGCGCGACGTCGGCGTCCCTCCACGACCTCGTGGAGCGCGGGCGCTTCCTGGTCGCCCGGACGCTGGAGCAGCAGGGCGCCATCGACGAGGCGATCCTGCAGCTCGAGCCGCTGGTCACCGCCCCCGAGGGCGGCATCCTCAAGATCCAGGCCGCCATCGCGCTGAGCCGCTGCTACCGCGAGTCCGGCGACCTCGGGCTGGCGATCGAGACCGGGGAGCGGGTGCTCGAGAAGCTGTCGGGGACGCCGCTCGACAGCGCCGACGAGTCCGTGCAGCTCGCCGTCACCCTGGCCGCCGCCTACTCGGAGCGGGGCGACGTGGGCCAGGCGGTGCGCACCTGCCGCCGGGCCATCGACAAGGCCGAGACGCTGCAGTCACCCAAGGCCCGGGCCTCCGCCTACTGGAACGCCTGCATCCTGGAGACCAAGCAGGGCCGGATCCGCGAGGCCGTCCCCCTCGCCGAGCGCGCGCTCGCCCTCCTGTCGGAGGGTCGCGACGGGCGCAACCTCGCCCGGCTGCGGACCGAGCTCGCCGACATGCAGCTGCGGCTCGACCCCCCCAACGTGGAGGCGGCCCACGAGCAGCTGGCCAAGGCGGCGGTGGAGCTCCACACCTCCAGCGGCGGCGCCATCGACTTCGCGCGTCACAGCCTCTCGCGTGCCCGGGCCCTGCTGCTCGAGGGAAAGTACGACGAGGCGCGCCAGCTCGCCGCGGAGATCAACGAGGCCGTCGGTTCACGTGCGCCCATGCTGGCCGCGGACGCTCTCGCGGTGGTGGGTCAGGCCTGGGGCGGAGGCGGCAACTTCGCCGAGGCCGGCAACGCCTACCGCCAGGCAGTGCTGGTGCTGACCGGCGTGGGATCCGACCGCGAGGCGGCCGAGCTGTGGTTCGAGCTGGCCGGCCTGCTCGAGGGAGTCGGCGACATGGAGTCCGCCCGCTCCGCCTACCGCAGCGCCGCTGCCTCCGCCGGACTGCGCAGCCGGCCGGTGGTGCGCCTCGACGTGGAGTCGCGGCAGGAGATCTGA
- a CDS encoding hemolysin family protein, protein MTGSDLWLLGAAAALVVLAGVFSAADAALASYSRARAEELAAEGRAGARRLVALLDDATRHLNTALLLRLLCEISATVLVTQLVRDLWDGDFWKAALSSIALMLVVSFVVIGVGPRTLGRQHAERVALWSAAPLATATRVLGPVSRVLIMVGNALTPGQGFREGPFATETELRELVDLAEASAVIESGERKMIHSVFELGDTIAREVMVPRNDIVYIERYKNLRQTMSLFLRSGFSRIPVTGENLDDILGFAYLKDLVRRDFEAPDVEFTQRVEEVMRPAIYVPDSKPVDALLSEMQSMRQHIAVVVDEYGGTAGLVTIEDVLEEIVGEITDEYDEEEIDVEVLDEGVAARVSSRYPVDDLDELFGFQVDEEDVDSVGGLMAKHLGRVPIPGSSVEAHGLVFEAEETAGRRNKVGTVLIRRLAPVVPEAGEGDLDE, encoded by the coding sequence GTGACCGGCTCCGACCTGTGGCTGCTCGGCGCGGCCGCAGCCCTGGTGGTCCTCGCGGGCGTGTTCTCCGCCGCCGACGCCGCGCTGGCGTCGTACTCCCGCGCCCGCGCCGAGGAGCTCGCCGCCGAGGGACGGGCCGGTGCCCGCCGGCTCGTGGCGCTGCTCGACGACGCCACGCGTCACCTCAACACAGCACTGCTGCTCCGGCTGCTCTGCGAGATCTCGGCGACGGTCCTGGTCACCCAGCTCGTGCGGGACCTGTGGGACGGCGACTTCTGGAAGGCGGCCCTCTCGTCGATCGCGCTCATGCTGGTGGTGTCGTTCGTCGTGATCGGCGTCGGGCCACGCACCCTGGGCCGCCAGCACGCGGAACGGGTCGCCCTCTGGTCGGCCGCGCCCCTCGCCACCGCCACCCGGGTGCTGGGCCCCGTGTCACGGGTGCTGATCATGGTCGGCAACGCGCTGACTCCCGGGCAGGGCTTCCGGGAGGGACCGTTCGCGACCGAGACCGAGCTCCGCGAGCTCGTCGACCTCGCCGAGGCCTCGGCGGTCATCGAGTCCGGCGAGCGCAAGATGATCCACTCGGTCTTCGAGCTCGGCGACACCATCGCCCGCGAGGTGATGGTCCCGCGCAACGACATCGTCTACATCGAGCGCTACAAGAACCTGCGGCAGACCATGTCGCTGTTCCTGCGCAGCGGCTTCTCCCGGATCCCCGTGACCGGGGAGAACCTCGACGACATCCTGGGCTTCGCCTACCTCAAGGATCTCGTGCGCCGCGACTTCGAGGCGCCTGACGTCGAGTTCACCCAGCGCGTGGAGGAGGTGATGCGGCCGGCGATCTACGTGCCGGACTCCAAGCCCGTGGACGCGCTGCTGTCGGAGATGCAGTCGATGCGGCAGCACATCGCCGTCGTCGTCGACGAGTACGGCGGAACCGCAGGCCTGGTGACGATCGAGGACGTGCTCGAGGAGATCGTGGGCGAGATCACCGACGAGTACGACGAGGAGGAGATCGACGTCGAGGTGCTCGACGAGGGCGTGGCCGCCCGTGTCTCGTCCCGATACCCGGTCGACGACCTCGACGAGCTCTTCGGCTTCCAGGTCGACGAGGAGGACGTCGACAGCGTGGGCGGCCTGATGGCCAAGCACCTCGGGCGGGTGCCCATCCCCGGCTCCTCGGTCGAGGCCCACGGCCTGGTGTTCGAGGCCGAGGAGACGGCTGGTCGACGCAACAAGGTCGGCACCGTGCTGATCCGACGACTCGCGCCGGTGGTGCCGGAGGCGGGGGAGGGAGACCTCGATGAGTGA
- a CDS encoding PhoH family protein — protein sequence MTDTQNTPGRGATSTHHTVVVPNSIDMVSLLGPGDEHLALLERAFDAEVHVRGNRITLHGEPGEVALAERLLDELVTIIRTGQGLSTETVERVLAMLRAETTERPADVLSLNILSNRGRSIRPKTLNQKRYVDSIDKHTITFGIGPAGTGKTYLAMAKAVQALQGKDVNRIILTRPAVEAGERLGFLPGTLSEKIDPYLRPLYDALHDMIDPDSIPKLLAAGTIEVAPLAYMRGRTLNDAFVILDEAQNTTPEQMKMFLTRLGFGSKIVVTGDVTQIDLPGGTRSGLRVVEDILTGVEDVVFNRLTSHDVVRHKLVGRIVAAYDEFDARGDGARGDAGRDGRGR from the coding sequence ATGACTGACACCCAGAACACGCCCGGACGTGGCGCCACCAGCACCCACCACACCGTGGTCGTCCCCAACAGCATCGACATGGTCAGCCTGCTCGGGCCCGGCGACGAGCACCTCGCGCTGCTCGAGCGCGCCTTCGACGCCGAGGTCCACGTGCGCGGCAACCGCATCACGCTGCACGGCGAGCCCGGTGAGGTCGCCCTCGCCGAGCGGCTCCTCGACGAGCTCGTGACCATCATCCGCACCGGCCAGGGCCTCAGCACCGAGACGGTCGAGCGGGTGCTCGCGATGCTGCGCGCCGAGACCACCGAGCGGCCCGCCGACGTGCTCTCGCTCAACATCCTGTCCAACCGCGGGCGCTCCATCCGGCCCAAGACGCTCAACCAGAAGCGCTACGTCGACTCCATCGACAAGCACACGATCACCTTCGGCATCGGCCCGGCCGGCACCGGCAAGACCTACCTGGCGATGGCCAAGGCGGTGCAGGCGCTCCAGGGCAAGGACGTCAACCGGATCATCCTGACCCGCCCCGCGGTCGAGGCGGGGGAGCGGCTGGGCTTCCTGCCGGGCACGCTCAGCGAGAAGATCGACCCCTACCTGCGGCCGCTCTACGACGCCCTCCACGACATGATCGACCCCGACTCGATCCCCAAGCTGCTCGCGGCGGGGACGATCGAGGTGGCGCCGCTGGCCTACATGAGGGGCCGCACCCTCAACGACGCGTTCGTGATCCTCGACGAGGCCCAGAACACCACGCCCGAGCAGATGAAGATGTTCCTCACCCGGCTCGGCTTCGGCTCCAAGATCGTGGTCACCGGTGACGTGACCCAGATCGACCTCCCGGGCGGCACCCGCTCGGGGCTCCGCGTCGTCGAGGACATCCTCACCGGCGTGGAGGACGTGGTGTTCAACCGGCTGACCAGCCACGACGTCGTCCGCCACAAGCTCGTCGGCCGGATCGTCGCGGCCTACGACGAGTTCGACGCCCGCGGCGACGGCGCCCGGGGCGATGCGGGTCGGGACGGGCGCGGCCGGTGA
- a CDS encoding FAD-binding oxidoreductase: MTLVGPHLHDLAVSRLRRSYAALPQGEQVRLAKGTTNLFRQRQNLAGGLDVSGLRGVVSLDIEAATVDVQGMCTYEDLVAATLPHGLVPCVVPQLRTITVGGAVSGLGIESTSFRRGLPHETVLEMDVFTGAGEVVTTRPGEELFDTFPNSYGSLGYATRLRLLLERVPGRVSLRHLDVDDPGLLAKTIGLVVETGEHDGVRVDGLDGVSFAPDRHRLTLATWSDEAGPTSDYTGQQVYYRSVAERDRDLLTMHDYLWRWDTDWFWCSRAFGAQHPVLRRLWPRRWRRSDVYMRLLALDRRFQVADRLDRRAGRPQRERVIQDVEVPLEGLPEFLTWFDAEVGMRPVWLCPLVTSRDWPTYPLEPGRCYVNVGFWGTVHVGPTAPEAPRNRAVETKVLELGGHKSLYSDAFYDRETFDRLYGGDHLAAVKRRHDPDDRLPTLYDKAVLRR; the protein is encoded by the coding sequence GTGACCCTGGTCGGTCCCCACCTCCACGACCTCGCGGTGTCGCGGCTGCGGCGCTCCTACGCCGCGCTGCCGCAGGGTGAGCAGGTACGACTCGCCAAGGGCACGACGAACCTGTTCCGGCAACGGCAAAATCTGGCCGGTGGTCTAGACGTGTCGGGCCTCCGCGGGGTCGTCTCCCTCGACATCGAGGCCGCGACGGTCGACGTCCAGGGCATGTGCACCTACGAGGACCTGGTCGCCGCGACCCTGCCCCACGGGCTGGTCCCGTGCGTCGTTCCGCAGCTGCGCACGATCACGGTCGGGGGTGCCGTCAGCGGGCTCGGGATCGAGTCCACGAGCTTTCGGCGCGGGCTGCCCCACGAGACGGTGCTCGAGATGGACGTGTTCACCGGGGCTGGTGAGGTGGTGACCACCCGTCCGGGCGAGGAGCTCTTCGACACCTTCCCCAACTCCTACGGATCCCTCGGCTACGCGACCCGGCTGCGGCTCCTGCTCGAGCGGGTCCCGGGCCGGGTCTCCCTCCGGCACCTCGACGTGGACGACCCCGGTCTGCTGGCGAAGACCATCGGCCTCGTGGTCGAGACGGGCGAGCACGACGGCGTTCGGGTCGACGGGCTCGACGGGGTCTCGTTCGCGCCGGACCGGCACCGGCTGACCCTCGCCACCTGGAGCGACGAGGCGGGTCCCACCAGCGACTACACCGGGCAGCAGGTCTACTACCGGTCGGTGGCGGAGCGCGACCGCGACCTGCTGACCATGCACGACTACCTGTGGCGCTGGGACACCGACTGGTTCTGGTGCTCGCGCGCCTTCGGCGCCCAGCACCCGGTGCTGCGTCGGCTGTGGCCGCGCCGGTGGCGCCGCTCCGACGTCTACATGCGGCTGCTGGCCCTCGACCGGCGCTTCCAGGTCGCCGACCGGCTCGACCGTCGGGCCGGCCGGCCACAGCGCGAACGGGTCATCCAGGACGTCGAGGTGCCGCTCGAGGGGCTCCCGGAGTTCCTCACCTGGTTCGACGCCGAGGTCGGCATGCGACCGGTCTGGCTGTGCCCGCTCGTGACCAGCCGGGACTGGCCCACCTACCCCCTGGAGCCCGGACGCTGCTACGTCAACGTCGGGTTCTGGGGCACCGTCCACGTCGGACCGACCGCCCCGGAGGCGCCCCGCAACCGTGCCGTCGAGACGAAGGTCCTCGAGCTCGGCGGCCACAAGAGCCTCTACTCTGACGCCTTCTACGACCGGGAGACCTTCGACCGGCTCTACGGCGGCGACCACCTCGCCGCCGTCAAGCGCCGCCACGACCCCGACGACCGGCTGCCCACGCTCTACGACAAGGCGGTGCTGCGACGATGA
- a CDS encoding class I SAM-dependent methyltransferase, translated as MTTARMTIAEAVTSLLRDGMPVRFEAYDGSTAGPRDAGIGLELLNERGLSYLLTAPGDLGMARAYVSGDLVVHGVHPGDPYPALVVLMNHLRFRTPSAREAVTIVKGLGLGTLRPPSPPPQESLPRWRRAVEGLRHSKGRDAEVISHHYDVSNRFYEMVLGPSMTYTCAVFPTREATLEEAQTEKYDLICRKLNLQAGQRLLDVGCGWGGMVRHAAREYGVRALGVTLSVQQASWAKEAIDREGLSDLAEVRHLDYRDVVETGFDAVSSIGLTEHIGVRNYPAYFSHLRDRLRPQGRLLNHCITRPHNRRQMIGSFLDRYVFPDGELTGSGRIITEAQDVGLEVMHEENFRLHYALTLAGWNRNLRDHWDECVAEVGEGTARVWGLYMAGSRLAFERNQIQLHHVLATRTSDVGEDGFPLRPRW; from the coding sequence ATGACCACGGCACGGATGACGATCGCCGAGGCGGTGACCTCCCTCCTGCGCGACGGCATGCCAGTCCGGTTCGAGGCCTACGACGGCAGCACGGCCGGGCCCCGTGACGCCGGCATCGGTCTCGAGCTGCTCAACGAGCGCGGCCTGTCCTACCTCCTGACGGCGCCCGGCGACCTCGGCATGGCCCGGGCCTACGTCTCCGGCGACCTGGTCGTCCACGGCGTCCACCCGGGCGACCCTTATCCCGCGCTGGTCGTGCTGATGAACCACCTCCGGTTCCGCACGCCCAGCGCCCGGGAGGCCGTGACGATCGTCAAGGGGCTCGGCCTGGGCACCCTCCGCCCGCCATCCCCGCCGCCCCAGGAGTCGCTGCCGCGGTGGCGGCGCGCGGTCGAGGGACTGCGGCACTCCAAGGGTCGTGACGCCGAGGTCATCTCGCACCACTACGACGTCTCCAACCGGTTCTACGAGATGGTGCTGGGTCCCTCGATGACCTACACCTGCGCCGTGTTCCCCACGCGCGAGGCGACGCTGGAGGAGGCGCAGACCGAGAAGTACGACCTGATCTGCCGCAAGCTGAACCTGCAGGCCGGCCAGCGGCTCCTCGACGTGGGGTGCGGCTGGGGCGGCATGGTGCGGCACGCCGCCCGGGAGTACGGCGTCAGGGCGCTCGGGGTCACCTTGTCGGTCCAGCAGGCATCCTGGGCCAAGGAGGCCATCGACCGCGAAGGGTTGAGCGACCTCGCCGAGGTGCGCCACCTGGACTACCGCGACGTCGTCGAGACCGGCTTCGACGCCGTCAGCTCCATCGGCCTCACCGAGCACATCGGCGTGCGCAACTACCCGGCGTACTTCTCGCACCTGCGTGACCGGCTCCGACCGCAGGGCCGGCTGCTCAACCACTGCATCACCCGCCCCCACAACCGGCGCCAGATGATCGGTTCCTTCCTCGACCGCTACGTCTTTCCCGACGGTGAGCTGACCGGTTCGGGACGGATCATCACCGAGGCGCAGGACGTCGGGCTGGAGGTCATGCACGAGGAGAACTTCCGCCTCCACTACGCGCTCACCCTGGCGGGCTGGAACCGGAACCTGCGCGACCACTGGGACGAGTGCGTCGCGGAGGTGGGCGAGGGCACCGCCCGGGTCTGGGGCCTCTACATGGCGGGGTCGCGGCTGGCCTTCGAGCGCAACCAGATCCAGCTCCACCACGTGCTGGCCACCCGCACCAGCGATGTCGGGGAGGACGGGTTCCCGCTCCGACCGCGGTGGTGA
- a CDS encoding siderophore-interacting protein — protein sequence MSTRARFHDATVAAREQLSPHLLRLTLSGLQDFVSTGVPDEWVGLVVPGQFQSRYYTVRDWRDGQLVVDVVVHEVGLVTEWASRDCVGDTVTVSDPKGSFALPPDAEWLLLVGDLTALPAMARITEALPDLPTRVWAEVADDLDGYLPAGPDVTWLEPPAPGSSRLAEVVEEIDWPAGQGYFWMAGESAQMRAIRRFLMRERQLPSSAYDVMGYWRGVKERRPRAVDPGPVWRAGKAAGKTDEEIWADYDRARDGQ from the coding sequence GTGAGCACGCGCGCCCGGTTCCACGACGCCACCGTCGCGGCCCGGGAGCAGCTCTCCCCCCACCTGCTGCGCCTCACGCTGTCCGGGCTCCAGGACTTCGTGAGCACGGGCGTGCCCGACGAGTGGGTCGGACTCGTCGTTCCGGGGCAGTTCCAGTCGCGCTACTACACCGTGCGTGACTGGCGCGACGGACAGCTCGTCGTCGACGTCGTCGTGCACGAGGTCGGCCTGGTGACGGAGTGGGCGTCCCGGGACTGCGTCGGCGACACGGTCACGGTCAGCGACCCCAAGGGGTCCTTCGCCCTCCCGCCGGACGCCGAGTGGCTGCTCCTCGTCGGGGACCTGACGGCGCTGCCGGCGATGGCGCGCATCACGGAGGCCCTGCCGGACCTGCCGACGCGGGTCTGGGCCGAGGTCGCCGACGACCTCGACGGCTACCTGCCCGCGGGTCCCGACGTCACCTGGCTCGAGCCGCCCGCCCCGGGCAGCAGCCGACTCGCCGAGGTGGTCGAGGAGATCGACTGGCCGGCCGGTCAGGGGTACTTCTGGATGGCGGGGGAGTCCGCCCAGATGCGCGCGATCCGCAGGTTCCTCATGCGCGAGCGACAGCTGCCGTCCTCGGCGTACGACGTGATGGGCTACTGGCGCGGCGTGAAGGAGCGTCGTCCCAGGGCCGTCGACCCGGGACCCGTCTGGCGGGCCGGCAAGGCGGCGGGCAAGACCGACGAGGAGATCTGGGCCGACTACGACAGGGCACGAGATGGGCAGTGA
- a CDS encoding histidine triad nucleotide-binding protein, with protein MTGDEDCVFCKIVSGEIPGDVVLSTDEVVAFRDLQPVAPTHVLVVPRAHAPDAAATAADDPALLGALVSAGAEVARQEGVSDYRLVLNTGAEAGQSVFHTHLHVLGGRAFSWPPG; from the coding sequence ATGACCGGCGACGAGGACTGCGTCTTCTGCAAGATCGTGTCGGGGGAGATCCCCGGTGACGTCGTCCTCTCGACCGACGAGGTCGTCGCCTTCCGCGACCTCCAACCCGTGGCGCCCACCCACGTCCTGGTGGTGCCGCGGGCCCACGCTCCCGATGCCGCCGCCACCGCGGCTGACGACCCGGCCCTTCTGGGCGCACTGGTCTCGGCCGGCGCCGAGGTGGCCCGTCAGGAGGGGGTCAGCGACTACCGCCTCGTGCTCAACACCGGCGCCGAGGCGGGCCAGAGCGTCTTCCACACCCACTTGCACGTCCTCGGGGGTCGCGCCTTCAGCTGGCCGCCCGGGTGA
- the era gene encoding GTPase Era has translation MGSDEIGEDPMSQYAGFRSGFACFVGRPNAGKSTLTNALVGQKVVITSDKPQTTRTVVRGIVQRPDAQLVLVDTPGLHRPRTLLGERLNDLVRTTWSEVDVVGVCFPADQKIGPGDRFLVAELAKVRRTTKVAIATKTDLAAPDRIADHLLDIAELGRETGTEWAEIVPVSAVAGDQVGLLADLLVGRMPEGPPLYPDGDLTDTPEEQLVAELIREVALEGVRDELPHSIAVVVEEMGLREDRPDDKPLLDVHANLFVERSSQKGIVIGHRGARLREVGSRARGQIEALLGTPVYLDLHVKVAKDWQRDPRQLRRLGF, from the coding sequence ATGGGCAGTGACGAGATCGGCGAGGACCCGATGAGCCAGTACGCCGGGTTCCGCAGCGGCTTCGCCTGCTTCGTGGGCCGCCCCAACGCAGGGAAGTCGACGTTGACCAACGCGCTGGTCGGCCAGAAGGTCGTCATCACCTCGGACAAGCCGCAGACCACCCGGACGGTGGTGCGGGGCATCGTCCAGCGGCCCGACGCACAGCTCGTGCTCGTGGACACCCCCGGCCTCCACCGGCCGCGGACCCTCCTCGGTGAGCGGCTCAACGACCTCGTCCGCACCACCTGGAGCGAGGTCGACGTGGTGGGCGTGTGCTTCCCGGCCGACCAGAAGATCGGACCCGGAGACCGGTTCCTGGTCGCGGAGCTCGCCAAGGTGCGGCGTACGACCAAGGTCGCGATCGCCACCAAGACCGACCTCGCCGCGCCCGACCGGATCGCTGACCACCTCCTCGACATCGCCGAGCTCGGGCGGGAGACCGGCACCGAGTGGGCCGAGATCGTCCCGGTCTCGGCCGTCGCGGGCGACCAGGTCGGTCTGCTCGCCGACCTCCTGGTCGGCCGGATGCCGGAAGGGCCGCCGCTCTACCCGGACGGGGACCTCACCGACACGCCGGAGGAGCAGCTGGTGGCCGAGCTGATCCGCGAAGTGGCCCTGGAAGGGGTCCGCGACGAGCTCCCCCACTCGATCGCTGTCGTGGTCGAGGAGATGGGCCTGCGCGAGGACCGCCCCGACGACAAGCCGTTGCTCGACGTGCACGCCAACCTGTTCGTGGAGCGCTCGTCCCAGAAGGGGATCGTGATCGGCCACCGCGGGGCACGGCTGCGCGAGGTCGGCAGTCGGGCGCGTGGGCAGATCGAGGCCCTGCTCGGCACCCCGGTCTACCTCGACCTCCACGTCAAGGTCGCCAAGGACTGGCAGCGCGACCCCCGGCAGCTCCGCAGGCTGGGGTTCTGA
- the ybeY gene encoding rRNA maturation RNase YbeY, translating into MSIEIIDESGHGLDVRRLAGLSRFVMDQMRVHPQAELCIKAVDEPTIAQLNGQWMEKEGPTDVLAFPIDELRPGLVDAEPEEGVLGDLVLCPAVAERQGEQAGHGTEAEIELLTVHGILHLLGYDHAEPEEHREMFGLQDQLLAGWRTRGSDQR; encoded by the coding sequence GTGAGCATCGAGATCATCGACGAGTCCGGCCACGGTCTCGACGTACGCCGCCTCGCCGGTCTGTCGCGCTTCGTGATGGACCAGATGCGGGTCCACCCGCAGGCGGAGCTCTGCATCAAGGCCGTCGACGAGCCGACCATCGCCCAGCTCAACGGGCAGTGGATGGAGAAGGAGGGTCCCACCGACGTGCTGGCGTTCCCGATCGACGAGCTGCGGCCCGGGCTGGTCGACGCGGAGCCGGAGGAGGGCGTGCTCGGCGACCTGGTGCTCTGCCCGGCCGTGGCCGAGCGGCAGGGTGAGCAGGCCGGGCACGGCACCGAGGCCGAGATCGAGCTGCTGACCGTGCACGGGATCCTCCACCTGCTCGGCTACGACCACGCCGAGCCCGAGGAGCACCGCGAGATGTTCGGGCTCCAGGACCAGCTGCTCGCCGGCTGGCGCACCCGCGGCAGCGACCAGCGGTGA